The DNA region ATCTGTGCTAAAAAGAGTGAGTTCATCTCCTCCATATCAGTACCTTCCTCTGTAAGCTTTTAGCCGTCAAGCATTGGTTTGGAAAAGGATGTAACAAATTTACAGACAATACCTCTcaaaacacatcatcaaattaaactGCCAACTCTTATTGACATAGTCGAAAAATCCCCATTTAattgttgttatatattgggCCTCAGGGAACGAAAGCAGGAAATGACACACATGCCAGAAATAGAGAAGATTCCACACTGAAGAGTCACCACTTTCTTAGCAGAAAGTCTGTATGTCATCACTCATCCTTGTGTACCTGTGCTGGCCCACAGTTCTACCTGTCAGCCTTGTTATTTTGAGATGCCTTCTTTTGTGGCCCTGCAACTCGCGCCCGCAAGACTCTAAAATTGCTCAGTTTTGAGAAAGATACTCCTAGTAATCCTGTAGGGTTGGCTGGTGGCTGAGGCGAGGCGTGACCTCCTTTCCTGTAACCTGGGCTGTGGCGTCGTGGTGATCGGCCAGAGCGTGTCTCTACACGCAGCTGGGCTGAATCAGGCTGCAGCGTTTGGCCCTGCCAGTAACGGTGTCCTCCAATCACAGGGGCAGCTGCTCGGGCAGGACGATGAAAACTTCCTGGTTTGGCGATGATTACTTTAGGTGCTTTCTGTCGTGGATCATGTGCTGGAGATTTTGAGGTCTGGAACAACTAGACAGAAAGAGGAAGCAGACAGAGATGAGTTGAGTTACACATAGCGTCTACTGTAAATTCTCCACTATCTGGTGGACTAGTTAAGTGGGCAACatcatttatttctgttgtcatttacaGCTGTAACTGTGACGTTTAAGTATTTATAGTTAAACACAGTGGTCTGACCTATCTGATGTtcctgctgtgcttattttatgtactgtgttgttTTGCGTCTTTGATTAACCAAATCTACTGCCATGGAAGCTACACAATGTACTGCTATGGACGGAGGCTGCAGCACAACATATTTTACTGTTtgttgttaatttatcatgttgatctgttctgtacgacatctattgcatgtttGTCCGTcttggaagagggatccctcctcagttgctcttcctgaggtttctaccgtttttttcccccgttaaaggtttttttggggagtttttccttatccgctgtgagggtcataaggacagagggacgtcgtatgctgtaaagccctgtgaggcaaattgtgatttgtgatattggactttataaataaaattgattgattgactgattgattttaGCCACAAAAAGACCTACCTAAAAATTTATGTCAGTTTAAGTATACActatatttcaaatattttctccgctttacacacaaactgatcaaggcagcagcagaccagcaacTTCATAGAGTCTGGGGGCTTTAAAACTAACCAGctgaggcagcatttgctcAGCGCTGTCCCATTTTATGTACGTTATATGTAAACAATCACTGTGATTCTGTCTATATGCTCAAATATTTCCACAGCATCATGCCAGTTTCCATTGTTCAATTCTGGTTCCTGTACCTAATTTTGAACCATTCAGCGTTATTCAACaagaaataaattgattcagAACCTAAAAGATTGATTCTTAGCTACAACCGAAAAATAGCAGATTTTCTGCGAAACGTGACAACCTCTGGAGgcatgtcatattctacaggttagaaagagaggatggaggacaACACGTTATATGAGTGATCGTCAGAAAAAAAGAGCGTGCAGTGCTCTTACTAACAGTTGGTCTATAATTGTTTTTGGGttcaaaaaacaaatatctgtaacaacagaacaaaagcTCATAGGTAGTCAGTGCAATCTGCCATCTTTCTGTTTACTTCCGTTGTGAACTGTGTAACGCCCTCAgttgatgacacatccttgattacacTGGCTCTGATAAAAACTGGTGGAAACTGAAACGCAGGCTGGTTTGCTAGATAGCACCAAAGTTCTAAGAGTCCTGAATGTAACCGGTTCAAGAgccagagctaatttggtggaaatggggtgTTAGTCATACCCCTTACAGCAGAAATTTAAGCATGACTCTTGATAGTAATTAGAAAGTAACGTCTATGGGAATcggtgctaatgttagcaacctAAGCTAACAAGCTTCCGCTTTCTGTATAAAAACGAGTTCGCCCTAATGTAACAACATAACTGGCTCTCCAAAATGGCACATTACCGATGCTGCGTGCGCTTGTTGAAAAATAGGGGAAATGGCAACAGGGCCATGACCACGAAAAGGTCCAAAAATAGTTTTATACTCTTTTGAAATATGGAAAAATGTTCACAAAAGCTGCAGTATCATCATAGTTTAGATCTGTTTACACAATGCAGGGAATTCATACTTTAACTCTACTAATTTTGATCACCTCCTGAAATCTCCAGTATTCTTCTATTGTATTTTAAAAGCATTGAAACTGTAGTCCTTGCTTTAATCACATCATACAACCTCAAAATGAATACAACCTATTTAAGCACTGCCTGTAAAGCACCTTTTTAGTGGTTGCCTGTGCATTTTAAAGTCGATTTTAACCTGCTAAATCCCTCTCCAAAACTTTCACTTtcttaaactgtttttattatgtgcttttagtgtttttgttcttttgattaaattgctgtttattttaacCATATCTGAGTATATTTCACTGTAATATACATTTCCTGTTCTTCTTCTTGAAaagtgctacataaataaagttaactcttattgctgttgtttttcgTCTGTGTGTTCAGGTGATTGTACAACGGTCCCTGTCTGCTAAGAACATGAGTCATGTTAAAGGCGCATCAATCCTGGCTGCCTATCTGAAGATGCTGcctttcatcttcatcatcctccCTGGCATGATCAGCCGAGCTCTCTATCCAGGTGCGTGCACGCACATGTGGGCGGACAatcggtggaaacacacacctTTTTAATTTGGAAAAAGGAATGACATGTTTACTGTAAGCAGGTAGCAGCTTGCCTTGACACCCCTGGTGAGACACACCCATTTTCAATGTGATTCATATAaatgcgtgcgtgcgtgcgtgcgtgtgtgtgagagagagaatgttTGTGTCTTTCCTGTAATGACGTAACTGTGTCCTTGTTCTCAACAAGGACACAGTTACGTCACAAACCTCTGCACTTACTTTTGTAGTGATTACTTTATATTAAGAGGGGTTTTAAAGGATTAAGACAAGCATTGTGTTAGCACCTACTTGTTAGTGTTAGTTATCTAGGGCTGCAACTTACAATTATTTCcattaacaaataatttattGATTCTTTTTACCTAACATGATTTCCCAAAGCCCATGATTATGTCTTCATAGTGCTTATTTTGTCCCAGAAGATGAAAATGACTTGACTGATTTTTAAGACCATGATTTTTGACTGACAGATCATTTCTATCTGGCAATTGACTATAATTTCACCTCTATAATTAACTTTCCCTTGTCGTTATCAATGAATCTGTTATATTTTCAGTTCAACCTAATAATGCCTATCACAATTTCCTAGACCCAGGTTATTTCAGATCAACAGTCTAAAATCCAAATGCACTGTTATTAATTAGGAAAAGTAGCAAAATCTGACACTTAACAACCTTTAACTAGCAAATAAATTGCATTTTTATGACTCAAAATGACTTAAGTACACATCTCTGGCAATAAATTATCTGCCAGCTGACTGAGCaattgactaattgtttcaATATCACAGGATTAGAAGTACTGATGCTACTGGGTGCTCACCTGTCCTATGTGCCTATGCGGTGAGGGGTTCCCCTGTCTGCGGAGCTGCTGTGATTGGTGGATGAGGGCAGTGCTGTCCTCTGACGGTATGGGCTTCCGCAGATCCAGCATGCTCTGGGAGAAGCGGGCCATCATGTTGAACCCGTCTCCATGGCGTTGCCCGCGCCCTGACCCTGACGACACTCCATTGGCCAGGGGGTCACTCTGCTGCGGCTGGGGACATTCATAGAACTCCTCCTCTGACGCAGTGGAGTTACTTGAAGGATTGTCATTTTGTGCTCGGTCACACATGACCTTGGTGCTGTCTTGGCTGCCCTCACCGGTGCTGCCAGAGTCTCCGCCGTCGTCCTTTGATATTAGACGGCCACGGACTAGTCTCGGCTCCTTCTGGGTTTCTTTTTCATCGAAGCCATCTAGACTTTCCAATTGGTCCATTTTCATCAGAGTGACCTGTGGTTGGCCAGGCTCCTCTGGGGAGGCGGGGTCTATAATTAACTGTAGTGTGCGGCGTTTAGGAACAGGAGGTGCTGCAGTTTGAGTCTCTGGAGTTTGTTTAGCATTGTCTGTTGGCTGTGAATCAGCGGGAACATTGGATAGAGAtggtgtgtttggtttgtgtgtgtcttgtgttaCAGGTGTGTTGGGCTGCTGAGGGGGCCCTCTGGAATCTGTCGCATCCGTTTGGTCTTTATTcggaactgtgtgtgtttgctctttgAGCTGTTTGTTGGTTGGACTCACAGGAGTAGAGGCTTTTGCACCTGTACTCTCAGAAGGATTTTCAGCTACCACTGCAGTTTTTGCAACCTGACCTAAAGCCTGTTCCTCTTTCTGTGGTGGCAGCACCAAAGGTGCACTGAAGCGTATAGCCTGGCTGACCTCAAACCTCTCCGACCTCTGTAAGTGAACCTGATGGGCTCTCTTTTCATCCCTGATGTTGATAAAGCCAATCACATCACTTGGTGGGTCTGGTTCTGGCCAGATGGGCAGGTATGGGATCAGGTTCGCTTTCTCCAAATGCGCTAATCCCGGATGTAAGGGTGGCTCTTCGATGACATGCCTAAGACGTGCTTTCATGAACTTGAGCCCAGTGGGATTCTGGGAGTTCTTGTTGCTGGAATTTTGGTCAGAAGAAGTGGCACTTGCGTGAGTCCCCGTGGCAACGAGGGCATATTTTGGATTGATGAGCTTCCGAGCAACAGCAGCTGACACTGGAGCAGGAGCTGCCTGAGGGACCGGGTCAGGGATTGGTTCATCTGCCATGGGGACCTTGCTGAGAGACACACCTCTGGACATGAGGTAAAGGTCACGAAACTGCAGGTCAAAGGTCTCTACCGCCTGTCCTGTGATCACAGTGATGAGGTTACGGTCCAAACGAGATGAGGACCAGGTGAAGCTGGAATGACATAGACATGGAAACATAAATTCTCAGCTGTGACTCCCCTTATATGGAGCTCATCTGACAAATGCTCGGATTTCAAGCACTTTTTAAACTAAATTCATGCCAGTTCATGTTTATCACATCTACACTCTTTCTTCTATGCCACAACTCCTGCTGAGAGAATCCAACTTTACAGTCACAGTTAATCATTACACTAAACACTTGTACTCTGAGGTCATGCATCACATTATGCTCTTTGACTGCATAATTTCTGAACACGTATCTTCACCTTTCAGTCTCTGAGATAATACAGATGTAATGGTAAATAGATAACTAGATGACAACGACAATAAactaagtctgtgtgtgttgaggtGAGGGTTTATAGTTGTCTAAGATCTGCATAGTTTACAAAAGTTAGCACTGTCTGTTAAAGCTCTGTGTAAACAACAGTCTGCATGATGCAACAACGTCAATACAGGAACatgccaaagaaaaaaaacagtaattatagcatatttcaaattattttaagGGCATCTGACAATATTGTTGAAAATTGATGCCGTCACTTTGTTGCTTTCAGTCTATTCATATTAGTGTTCCAATTGTTATGGTACTTGATTTAGCAGACAGCTGCTTATTGACATCCAGCAGACGtgaagcaacattagcattcattcgGAGTTGAGTTTTGGCAACCCAACGAATGTTCTCTCTGCTGCTaaatttgtctgtctgctgtttggtgctgagcagggtGTGTAACTGTGGGCTTTTAGTGGGTTTTTTGCTGAAATCAGCTGATGCTGTGGCTGGAAACTGGGTGAGAGAGCagagactgaaccaaaacagtaaagttgcaaCCAGAAAACCAAACCGAAGATATCATGATTCTCCAGAGCAAAGTGGAACTGCAGAGTATGGTCATCATTTTATGTAGGTGTGTCTCATAcacccttttccaccaaaaagaATGTGCATGCAGGTTTGTTAAACATGGAAAATCCTGTTAAAAATAGGAACAGACTGCtgtcccattgccagtagaccagagcagtgtacacagctctgcaaGTGACGAGCAAGCCTTTCTGTTGTGTCAAGCTCAGTGTCCAAACTGGCTGGAAGACAGGTTAATaagcagcagaaagcagcatggaggccagtgaaaatttccttttttttatcttgtacttattcagtctctctcagACTCCATGCAGACTAAATTTTGAACAATATTCGAGCGCTGCATGGACGGAGACTGACTAGTTTTTGTGGCAGCCTGTTTGCCATTGTGTCAGCGAAGCGACTAAAATTAGCGCATCCACCCGGGTGCAGTATTTCTAATACTGCTGATTGGAGCCAATCAGAAGTGGAGCTGTTAAACACCAGTGACTattgcagagtcatttgtcccggGAGTGAATGCTGACTGTGACCCTTCCCATTAGATACAAAAGATAGACGTCAGCGGCTGTTACTGGGTTTCTTATCCACTGGGAAAGGGGTTTGGTGTGACCCCTTTCACATGTCACAGAGTTATTTAATCTTTGTGAATGTTAACATATTGATAAGAGAACCTTTAAATACACTCAGTTCATTCTGCTCACCTGTATGAACCAGAGATGGCTCTGTCTCCATCTACCAAGAGGAACTTCTGGCTCAGTGCTCCGTGCACCTTCTGTGCTGACCGTGTGAAGAACTCTACACCACCAGCGCAGCGCACACGTAGATtctgcacacacaaacccacacatacagtatacagaGGGTTAATGCAATGTAAAGTGAGTCTCTTGTGGATTTAGTGCTGGTGGGAGGAGGGGTTTGGGTGAACAAAGGGGAAACAAGGGCAGAAAAGAATGAGTTTTGTTGTTGCTCAACTACAGCTCTTCTCTATTAATACCACCATAAAATCGGGTTGGCTGACTCTACAGGTTAGAGCATGGATATCTATGTATGCGCATGCTTGTGCGACACACCCTGCGGTGTTTGTCTTTGGCCCTGTGATAAGGGTGTGGTTCCTGGCTAAGCGTTACCTCGTAAGTAAATGTACTGTGCGAAATCTCACATGGGACACCAAGCACAGAAGTCGTAAATGATCATAATAACGGCAGAGATGGCACATGAGAAAGAGGCTGAAAGAGAAGGGAGGTCTGGCGGTTAACACTGTGAGGAAGAGACaaggagaaatgaaagagaaacaTTTACAGAAAGTAAAGTGAGAGTGTGCATGGTTTATGTAATTGTCTGCAGCACAGAAAGGAATGTGCATAGTGTCTTTCTGGTCCAACACATTTAGAAGAGCCCCCGTGCAACATTAAGTGTTTGCTGTTACTGCCTACACCAGTTCAACTCAGAGAGGCAGAGAATAGCAAAGACTTGAAGCCTATGACAAAACTACTAGCTGGTGCAGGCACCATGTCAAAGCCTGCAGGCAAAAACCTGTTTCACCTGCGTCAATCATGCTCCCTACTTTCAGATATTTCCCTTGTATAGTAATAGACTTATGATTGCAAAATGTGTCTTTAATGAAACTCATATGATTTGAAATTTTGGAACTGGAGCTTTTTAATAAGCAGGCTTCTATTATTGTATGCTTATCAAAGGGAGCCATCTATCCAACAAGCTCATCTCCCAGCTTATATAAACATcatctgggtgtgtgtgtgtgtgtgtgtgcgtgcatacCTTTAGGTGTCCACGGTGCATATCAGCTCTGCCACACATGGAAAGAAAGCAGGGGACTGCAGCCGTGTCAATGATGATGTATACAGGAACTCTGCGTCTGTAGGCTGCATCCAGCAGGTCTCGAAAGATATCCACATCTGTAAACACATCCATCACCACGGCTATCACCtaaacacacgcacatacaaaaacacacagaggaaaccACACACAACATTAGTATTTCCTGGTCTGTGAGGGTGGGTTTGATTTAACAATCTAAAACCCATTAAATCCTCAAAGGAAGCTGGGGCACTTATGAGAACTGCATCTAAAAAGTCAATTAAACCCTCAGACACAAAGAAATGTCTGACCATAGAGAGACTGCTAGAAACAATGAGCGCTTT from Epinephelus fuscoguttatus linkage group LG3, E.fuscoguttatus.final_Chr_v1 includes:
- the LOC125885564 gene encoding protein FAM83G produces the protein MALSQVQCLDNHHVNWRVSESKPEFFYSEDQRLALEELVTKGRDAFKDYIHKSGVRDFLSEPELNRIAETVEAYRPGHEHHQKPETPGPGNLTPGPGNLTPGSGEDLGDGEVSLQYWPDRSEASVAELDLGWPEAISYRGVTRVTVYTQPPTEGQTHIKEVVRKSIASAQRVIAVVMDVFTDVDIFRDLLDAAYRRRVPVYIIIDTAAVPCFLSMCGRADMHRGHLKNLRVRCAGGVEFFTRSAQKVHGALSQKFLLVDGDRAISGSYSFTWSSSRLDRNLITVITGQAVETFDLQFRDLYLMSRGVSLSKVPMADEPIPDPVPQAAPAPVSAAVARKLINPKYALVATGTHASATSSDQNSSNKNSQNPTGLKFMKARLRHVIEEPPLHPGLAHLEKANLIPYLPIWPEPDPPSDVIGFINIRDEKRAHQVHLQRSERFEVSQAIRFSAPLVLPPQKEEQALGQVAKTAVVAENPSESTGAKASTPVSPTNKQLKEQTHTVPNKDQTDATDSRGPPQQPNTPVTQDTHKPNTPSLSNVPADSQPTDNAKQTPETQTAAPPVPKRRTLQLIIDPASPEEPGQPQVTLMKMDQLESLDGFDEKETQKEPRLVRGRLISKDDGGDSGSTGEGSQDSTKVMCDRAQNDNPSSNSTASEEEFYECPQPQQSDPLANGVSSGSGRGQRHGDGFNMMARFSQSMLDLRKPIPSEDSTALIHQSQQLRRQGNPSPHRHIGQLFQTSKSPAHDPRQKAPKVIIAKPGSFHRPARAAAPVIGGHRYWQGQTLQPDSAQLRVETRSGRSPRRHSPGYRKGGHASPQPPANPTGLLGVSFSKLSNFRVLRARVAGPQKKASQNNKADR